In the genome of Polaribacter atrinae, one region contains:
- a CDS encoding 2'-5' RNA ligase family protein, producing the protein MNLESHYKKLYNESINKISSDNYEIDDLIDSNKDNRFGITLLIRPSIEIKEKIQKFIKEIKKIEPNQYFYPNSDIHITVMSIISCYDGFDIKKIDLAKYIELTEKCLFEKKDMNITFRGITASTSGIMVQGFMDNNELNEIRDRLRKEFKNSNLEQSLDKRYSIQTAHSTIVRFRKELSQKGKLLEFLDENINYEFGTFKVNEFELVYNDWYQREKYVKEIYKFVT; encoded by the coding sequence ATGAATTTAGAAAGTCACTATAAAAAACTTTATAATGAATCCATAAATAAAATATCTTCTGACAATTACGAAATTGACGATTTGATAGATTCTAACAAAGACAATAGGTTTGGAATAACACTTTTGATAAGACCTTCAATTGAGATAAAAGAAAAAATTCAAAAATTTATAAAAGAAATTAAGAAAATTGAACCGAATCAATATTTTTACCCAAATTCTGATATTCATATTACTGTTATGTCAATCATTTCTTGTTACGACGGATTTGATATTAAAAAGATTGATTTAGCAAAGTATATTGAATTGACTGAAAAGTGTCTTTTTGAGAAGAAAGATATGAATATCACTTTTAGAGGAATTACTGCCTCAACTTCTGGAATTATGGTTCAAGGATTTATGGATAATAACGAACTAAATGAAATTAGAGACAGGTTGAGAAAAGAATTTAAAAACTCTAATTTGGAGCAAAGTTTAGACAAAAGATATTCAATACAAACAGCTCACTCAACAATTGTTCGATTTAGAAAGGAATTAAGTCAAAAAGGAAAATTATTAGAATTTTTGGATGAAAATATTAATTACGAATTTGGAACTTTTAAAGTAAATGAATTTGAACTTGTTTATAACGATTGGTATCAAAGAGAAAAATACGTGAAAGAAATATATAAATTTGTTACGTAA